The sequence ATCCTCGTCTCCTTACGTAACCAGCTTACCGCGATACAGCTTACAATACCGAGAACCGCAGCATAGCCGGGTGAAAACCCTTGAAACATGAAAACCGTTATCATGACGATCGGCAAGGTGTAATACCATCCTTTTTTCAGGATATCGAGCGCATTTCCACCAAACTGCTCACCTGTAAGGCCCTGCTTTTTGGCTTCATAGTGAACCATCATAAAAACACTGAAAAAGTAAAGCAGAGCCGGAACAAGAGCCACTTGCATGATTCGAGCGTAAGACACCCCCGTCAATTCAGCCATGATAAACCCGCCGGCACCCATAATAGGAGGCATGAACATACCACCTATAGACGCTGCAGGCTCGATTCCGCCTGCCACATGCGACCGAAATCCGGCCTTTTTCATCATTGGAATCGTAAATGTTCCGGTTGAAGCCGTATTGGCAATCGCACTTCCGGAAATGGATCCGAACAGACCGCTTGCAATAACAGCTACCTTGGCAGATCCTCCTGTTCTGTGGCCAAACACTGCCAGAGGAAAGTCGATAAAAAACTGTTTCGCTCCCGATTTCTCAAGAAAAGCCCCAAAAATCACAAAAAGCACAATGTAGGTGGCCAGAACATTTGCCATTATTCCGAACACCCCGTCACTTTTGTAAAAAATACTGGTGCACAAACCTGAAAAACTCTCTCCAGCATGGGCAAACATATCGGGGGCATAATCGCCGTAAACACCATAGAACAGCATAAGCGCTCCGATAAAAACAAATACGTTACCCACAACCCTTCTTGCGAGTTCCACCCCGAGTAGTACCCCGATAACCGCCACTACAGTATCGAGAGGGGTTTCCATACCGACTCGATAGTTGATCGCCTCGAAATTCAGAATCCAGTACCCGATCGAAAACACAGAAAGAGCAACCAGCAGGTAATCGACAACACGCATCAGATGAGATTCCGATCGGTAGAGCAGGAAAACAAGAACATAGGTGATCAAGATATACACACCTCGATGGTATTCGGTTGGTGCGGGCTGGATGAATGCCGAATACCCATAGAAGAGAACCAGCACAACTGCCAACAGATCGAAAATGATTTGCTCAATCCTGTACAGCCGATCGTACACCTTACAACACCCCCTTCTCTCTCCAGAACCTCACTGCTCCGGGATGCATTGGCGTTACAATGCCATTGACTCCGTTTTCGATGCTCATCCCCCTGAAGTTTTTTTTCTGGCTCACCATATACGCAATCCCCTCATCGCTGTAGACAAGCGATAACATTTTATAAACAACATCATCGGGGACATCTGCATTAGCCACCCAGAGAGCCGAATCCTGAAAAGAATGCCTGTCTTCATCGACTCCTCGGTAGGTACCGGCGGGAATGGTGACTTTGGTGAAGTACGGATACTTTTCATAAAAACCGCTGTTTAGCGCAGCAGTTTCCAAACTGAGAAGATCGATGCTGTTTGTCTGGGATGCCATAATAACCGCCCCGCTGGGAAAAGCTGTAAAGAGCCAGAATGCATCGAGTTGCCGATTCCCGAACGCCGCGGCAGCATCATTGTACCCCATGGCGTTTCTCTCGATTTTTTCCCACAATCCAAGATGGGTAAAAAACAGCTCGCAATTGGCAAAAGCACCTGACCCTGCATTCCCAACCCCAACTTTTTTGCCTTGCAGATCATCGACGGAGCTTACCCCGCCCCCCTTTCGCACCACCAACTGGGCAGGAGCACCGTACAGATAACCTACTGCCAGCACTTTGTCATAGGTTTTCGGGTCGTGCCTGAGCATTCCATTCCTGCCCTGGTAGAGATGGCCGGAATAAACCACGGCAAAATCCGACTTTCCTGCATTCACCCTGCGCAGATTTTCGATCGAACCTGCCGAAGACTGGGCTTTCACCGAAAACTCTTTTATATCTTTGACCGGCTTGTAGGTCTGTATTGCATTTGCAACGACCTGGAAAGTCCCCCCCGCCGGACCACCGCCGAAAACAAAGCGCGTCTTGACGGCAAAGGCATCCGGTACCGATACAAGTGATACCATCACAAGCGAAACAATAGTAAAAACAGGAAAAAAATGTTTTCTACTCATAGCATGTTGAGTCCTTTTAATGTGCTTTGATGAAAATGTGCGATGAAGCTTCAAGAAAAAGAAAACTGGACGGGGAATTCAGTTAGGTTATGAAACAATCTGCTCGTTAGCGGTAAAACAGCCTCACTTTTTTCGCCGAGCTGCCGCCATTTTTGCAGCCCCGGCAAGCTTGCCACCGTAATGACCAAGGAGGGTAACAACCGGCATCATCGCCAAAAGAAGCACGATATAGACCCAATGCAGCCAGTCGTTACGGTACATCACATCTGGAACCGTCAAGCGGATTGCCACCGCAAAAGCAACAAGTCCGAAAAGCACAAACGACAGCCGAATCTTGTTCATGAAAACAGGAGTTTTAGCCCGTTTGTAGTTCACCGTCCAGTCGTGAATTCCCGAAAAAAAAGATACCGGAATCGCAAACAGCACGATAATGATAAGATGCTCGACGGTATGCTCGAAAAACGGATCACTTGAAGGAAGGGTAAGCAGAAGATAAAGCACAGCAACCGGTATCAATCCATTGCTGAAATGTGCGGCGACAGGATGTACGAAAAAACTCTCCTTCATTTCTTTCAGCAAGCTTTTCTTTTCTGCCATAGCCCTCTCCTTTGCTTGTGGATTGAAACTGGAATAAGATTTTGCAGATACAGAAGATAATGTAACACCTTTACCGCAAAAACTCATTTATCGGCCTTTTCCATACGCTCTTTGAACTGATCTATTTTTGTTTTTTCCCATAAGGGTACCTTGCCGAAATATGCTGCTCTGCCGATAATGTGAGCAGCTACTGGTGCTGTAAGAAACAAGAAAATAATGATTGCTACAGCTCGGAAAGCAATACCAATATCCTGCCAGTAAACGGTCGTCCCGATAAGCACCAGCCCTATACCCAGCGTTGAAGCTTTGGTCGTTGCCGACATACGGGTATAGAGATCGGGCATTTTCAGGATACCGATTGCCGAAACAAGAATAAAAAGGGTTCCCAGAAGCAAAAAAACACCGCTTAGAATTTCTATCATTCTCTTCCCCTCCTTCCAAGATAGTATGCAAAAGCCACCGTACCGAGAAACGCCAGCAATGCCACGATGATACCCACATCGAGGAATGTTGTCGTCTTCTTTTGAATAGAGTAGACCGCAATGAAAGCTATCGCGTTAGCCGACAAAAGGTCCAGCGAAACAATCCGGTCTTCGATGCTCGGACCGATAACCAGGCGCAGAAAAATCACCAGAATCGAAAGACCGATGATGATCACCGAAATATCTACGGACCATTCTATAAACGTCATCGCATCACCTCGATCAATCGTTTTTCAAGACCTTCTTTAAGTTCATCGCAAAACCGAACGGCATCTTTGACATACAGCGCATGCACGTAGAGCGTCTTTCTATCAGGAGATACATCGAGACTCAGCGTTCCAGGGGTCAGGGTAACGAGATTCGCGAAGAGTGTGATCTCGACATCTGTCTTGACATCGAGCGGAAAAGCAATCACTCCGGGCTCCATGTAATCCTTCGGTGTAATGATATCGAACGCCACCCTGAGATTCGCGATGAGTAATTCCTTCAGAAAGTACAGAACAAACTTGATTACCAGCGGTATTTTTGAAAAATACTTTGTTTCTTTCCACGCCGAACGCGAAAACCATAGAATCAGATAGCCAACAACCATGCCAAGCACAAACGTTCCGGCAGTGAAGTCACCGACAAGCAACATCCAGGCTATCGCCAGAAGGATATTGAAAAGAAAGGGATTCACGAGCGACCTCCTATAACCGCATTGATGTAATTACGCGCATCCAGCAATTCATAGGCCGCTCTGTCCACAAGCTTGAAAAAAGGCTCGAACCAGAGCCCGAACACCACCGTCAGGAATCCGAGCATGATAATCGGTACTATGGTAGCCGCTTTTTTCATGGTCGGAGTTCGCAGATACCCCTCATCCTCAACGCCGCCCTCTCCGCGTGGATCATCTTTCCAGAACGCTTCGTTCCAGATCTTCACCATGGAAAACAAAGTCAACATGCTTACGCCAAGAGCAACCCCGACCAGCAGATGGTGCTCCGAGTCGATCCCGGCCTTAATCACAACGAACTTTGCCCAGAATCCCGATAGCGGAGGAATACCGGCCAGACCCAGAGCCGGAACCAGAAACAGCAGCCCGAGCATTGGATAAAAGCGGTAGATTCCACCGATCTCCCGGAGATCCCAGGATCCCTTTAAACGATGGATAAGACCGCTTAGGTAGAAAAGATTTGTTTTGGCGACAATATTATGAATGATATAAAACAGCGCTCCTGCAATAGCCAAAGGCGACTGCACCGCCAGAGCAAAAATCATATATCCTATCTGGCTGATGATATGAAAAGAAAGCAGCTTGCGCATGTCATACTGCACTACGGCACCAAGCACCCCAACAACCATCGTGAAGGAAGAAAGAACAAGCAGCACCTGATGGATAAACGATACGCCATCATACGAAAAAATAGTCGTGAAAAAACGCATGATCGCATACACACCCACTTTTGTCAACAGCCCGGCAAAGATAGCGGAAACTGCAATCGGAGGAGTATGATATGACGCAGGAAGCCAGAAAAAAAGTGGAAAGATAGCCGCTTTAACCCCGAAAGTGATCATGAAAAGCACCGCCACCACCGACAGCAGTTCCCGATGGTCAAGCAGGGGAATCCTCAGAGCAAGGTCTGCCATGTTGAGCGTACCTGCAGTCCCGTAAAGAATCCCAGATGCGGCGAGAAAAACCGACGAGGAAAGAAGATTCAACGTCACATACTTGATTGCCCCTTCGAGCTGCTGCGGTCTCCCTCCAAGCACGAGCAGTACAAAAGAAGAGATCAGCATCACTTCAAACCAGACGTAGAGATTGAAGATATCTCCCGTCAGGAAAGCCCCGTTGATCCCCATAAGCAACAGTTGCAGAAGGGGATAGTAGAAATAGTGCTCCCTCTCCTCATCGATGGTCCCGAGAGAATACAGTGCCGTGGTAAATCCAATGAGAGCCGCGGCAACCACCATGATAGCAGAGAGTGTATCGGCTACGAGAGTTATCCCGAATGGGGCTTCCCAGCCACCGACCTGCAATGAAAGAATTCCTTCGGACAGCACACTGCCGAGTATAACCAGCGATACCCCGAGCATCGAGGCGGTTGCCACAACGTTCAGAATACGATGTAAGGCCACCGATCTTCGGAAGAAAATCATGATCAGCGCAGTGCAGAGCGGAAGCAGTATGGGCAACATGATAATCTTGCTCATAACCGTTCCTCCGGAAGCTGGTCGGTGCTTCTCATTTTATCCAGGTCCTCGGTTCCAAGCGTCAGGTAGGCACGCTTGAAAAGCACAAGGGCAAACGCCTGCACGCCAAACCCTATAACGATCGATGTAAGTATGAGGGCTTGCGGCAAAGGATCGGCAAATGGTTCGGTAAGCATTTCCGCCCCTTCCGGCACAAATGCAGGAACCCCTTTGGTAAGCCTTCCGACGGTAAAGATCATAAGGTTGGCCGCGTGACCCAGAAAAATCAGCCCGAAAATAACCTTGACGATGCTTCTCCTCAATACAAGATAGGTCCCGGCAGCATAGAGTGCACCGACAATCACAGCAAGCAGAAACGTCATAAGCGGTCCTCCTCTGCTAGCGAAAAGATGATACAGAGCGTTATACCCAGCACAAGAAAGTACACTCCGAGATCGAACAACAGGGGCGTCCCCACTTTTCCGACAAAAGGAATTCCCGTATCGATCCAGACTGCCTTCATGAACACCTCTCCGACAACAAGCGACGGCAACGTGCTTGCAATGGCTGTGCACAAACCGGCAGCAATAATCGTAATGGGCTCAAACCGGACAATAGTCCGTGCCGCTTCAATGCCGTTTGCGATAAAGTAAAGCGCATAGGCTGCTGCTGCAACAAGACCACCGACAAACCCACCACCCGGTTCGTTATGCCCCCGGAACAGCAGAAACACCGAAAACATCAATAACAAAAGCAACAGATAACGCGACGCGGTAGCAAGAATCATGGAATACATATCACTTCCTCCTGTCAGGTCTGAGTTTCAACAGCGCAAAAACCCCCAACGCTGCTACCGTCAGCACCGTGATTTCTCCCAAAGTGTCAATCGCCCTGAAATCCACGAGAATAACATTTACCACATTACGACCTTTCCCGTCAGGAAAGCTCGCTTCGGCAAAAAAGCGCTTTAGTGCTGACGAAAGCTCAAACGATGAAGCAAAAAGCACTGTAAGCGTCATCGTGCACCCGACGCACAGAGCGATAACCGCGTCTCTGACTCTGTTCAGCGACCCGGAAAGTTTCAGAAAACCCGGAAGCTTGTAGAGCACCAGCACGAAGAGAACAACGTTAAGCGTCTCGATTGCAAAGGTTGTCAGACCAAGATCAGGGGCCCCATAGATCACGAAAATGATACCTATTGAAAACCCAAGCACGCCAAGAGCTACAATCGACTTGAGTCTCGACTTGGATGTGACCAGAAGCAGCGTTGAAACCAGGATGATGAATGCTAAAGCACCCTCGTAAAAAGTAATTGAAAAGTCCGGTACCATGGTAATCTGTCCTGCCGATCGAAAAAGGGGAAAAGAGACCAGAAAAACCGTTGTGACGACAAAAAATATGATGTAGTTGCGCAGATAACCGTTTTGGACAAGTCGGGTCTCCATCCGTGCGAACGACAACATACCCTTGATTGTCATCTCATACCAGACCGAAGGCCTGGCGATTGCAGGTAGCGATATCTGTAAAACCCCGGGAACCTTCTCCCGCACCAGATAGAGAACCGCACCGAGCAGAAGAGTCACGAAACTTAAAAGTAGGACCAGATTGAACCCTTCCCATATAGAAACCTTGAGACTGAGCGTTTCAGACAGAATGCTCTGCGCCGACTGTTCGAGCATCGTGGCAATGAAAAAGTTGGGAAAGAGCCCGAAGAGAAGTCCCAAAACAGCAAGCACACCTGGCCCGATAAGCATTTTTAGCGCCGCCTCATGTGGAGGCCTTGGAGTTACAGGCATTTTTCCCCAAAACGGTTTGAATCCGACAAACAAGGTAACCATCACCACAAACGCATGGGCGAGCACCGCACCAACAATGAGAAAGGTCCCCCAGTATTCCACCTCAAGAATCGATTTATACACCGTTTCCTTGCCAATGAATCCGATAAGAGGAATCACTCCCATCATTGAGAACGATGCAAGAACTGCGGTAAGCGTTGTCACCGGCATCAACCTATACAACCCTCCCAGCTTTCTCACATCTCGAGTCCCGGTTTCGTGATCAAGCGTTCCCGCAATGAGAAAGAGAGCTCCCTTGTACAGCGAATGTGCGATAAGGTAGATAAAAAACGCCTTGATCGCCAGTTTTGAACCGATACCGAGCAGCATCACAAGCGTCCCCAATACCGAAAGCGTTGAATAGGCGAGCAGCCTTTTCAAGTCGGTCTGCTTAAAGGCGAGCATGGCCGAAAAAAGCATGGTCACTGCACCCGTTATCAGTATCGTATCCTGCCATAGTGGCGTTCCACCTATCTCATGATTCATCCTCGCTATAAGGTAAATCCCCGCCTTGACCATCGTTGCCGAATGCAGATAAGCACTGACCGGAGTAGGAGCCTCCATGGCGTTGGGAAGCCAGAAATGAAAAGGAAACTGTGCCGACTTGGTAAATGCTCCGACCAGCACAAGCACCACAATCGCTGGATACAGCTCATGAGCGATAATCGCTTCACTTTTGTCGTAAAATGATGAAATCTCGAAGCTCCCGGTCACATTATAGAGTAGAATGATACCGGAGAGAAGAGCAAGCCCCCCCCCGCCTGTAACAAGTAACGCCTGTAAAGCAGCTTTCCTTGACGACTCTTTATGGTGATTGAAACCGATAAGGAGAAACGAACTGATACTGGTCAGTTCCCAGAACACAAACATCAAAAGCATGTTGTCCGAGAGCACCAGCCCCAGCATGGATGTCATGAATATGCCGATATACACATAAAATCTGCCGGTCTGCGCATAGGCTTTCATGTAAGCTCCGGCAAAAAGAAACACAGCGGCACCGATCAGTGTGATGATCAGCGAGAAGGTCAGGCTCAAACCGTCGAGAAGAAAGGAGAAGTTGACGCCAAGAGACGGTAACCATGGCCCTGACTCCCGGATAACCTGCCCGGCGGCAATTTGCGGATAACGAGCCAGAAACCCGAAAAACATGAACAGGGGGAAAATAACGGCAATCCAGCCGAAGTTCTCCCTGAACCGTTTATAGAGCAACGGAGCAAGTGCCGAGGCACAATATCCTATGGCTAACAGAATCAGCAATCTATAAAGACTTAAGTGATTTGTGTTGACAGAATTAACCGCTGGAAACGTTCGGTTGTTCCCGGAAAGATTGCAAAGAAAAGATTACCAACAAAAACATTACTGTGGTGAAACCGATCGATTCGCTTGCTATCGGATAACCTGAAAATCTTTAACTCAGGACTCAGCCGGCTCCCTATACGCTCTCCATGCACGGGCAACTCCTTTCAGAGAGCAGGAAAGCAGAAGTGCCGTAGCAAGAACAACAACACTCCCCACTCTGATGGCAACGGCCGTTCCGAAAAGCTCCGAAAGTATGCCAACCTCCAAATTACCGATCGGCATGAACCCCATCAGAACCATCAGATAAATACTCATGACCCTACCCCGATAGCGGTCATCGACAAGGTACTGCACTGTAGCGGTCATGGTTGCAAAAGCCGAGAGGAGACCCATGCCTGCTATAAAAAGAAAGATCATTCCGAGTCGCTCATCCTGCACAAAAGAAAATGCGATCAGCCCAAGAGAAAAGGTAACGCTTCCACCGACAACCATACTGCTGTTACGAACCCGACCCGAGGTTATTGAAACCAGAACGGTACCGGAAAGAGACCCTAATCCCAATGCAGAAAAAAGATACCCCATACCTTCCGAACCAAGACCGTAGGTCTGTTTGGCGACCACGGGCAACATCGACACGAACGACCAGCCGAAGATAGACACCACCGAAGCAAAAAGCACGATAGTCCTGATAATGGGATGCTGCCATGTATAGACCACTCCATCACGAATGGACTGTAGGGTTGAACCAGAATCGGTTACTTTTTCCTGAGAAGTAGTTGTATGAATAGCAAAAAGAGCGAGAATTACAGCAATATAGCTTACTCCGTTTGCCAAAAACGCACCCCCCGTACCGGTATAGGAAATCATAAAGCCGGCGATGACAGGACCGATTACCCGCGACGTGTTCAAGATGGCGGAATTGAGCGCTACGGCCGAACGAAGCTGATCGTGCTCCACCATTTCACTTAAAAAAGCCTGTAGCGCAGGCGTTGCAACCGACGTTACGCAACCGAGCAGAAACGCAAGTTCCATGATGATCACAAGGGTGATAGCCCCTGTGATGGTAAACAAACCGAGCGCCAGAGCCAATACCATGGACAATATCTGTGTCCAGAGAAGTATTGTTTTCCGGTCATAGCGGTCAACAATCACCCCACCGAACAGAGAAAACAACAACGCAGGAAGTGATGACGCTGCTGCAGTAACCCCAACCCAGAACGCTGAACCGGTCATTTCCAGCACCAGCCAACCCAGAGCCACCATCTGCAGCCAGGTACCTATCATAGAAACGATCTGCCCGATAAAATACAGCCGGAAATTCCTGCTGCAAAAAGCGGGAAAAGCCGAAAGAAGCCATGCTTTCAAACCGGAACACTCACAGTCGGCGGAATCACCCTCACTCGAATCATCATTCATCGAAATCTCTTCAGTAAAAGAACACTCTTTATTCATCATCATAGACATCATATCATAAACCGGAGGCAAGATAGGAAAAGAAAACGAGAACTATACAAGCCACCTCATATTGCCCTTTTGCAGCAGAGCCTCTATATTCAATACCAAGTCTTACCTGCACAATAACGATACACCGGCATGACAATGGACACCGTGCGCCCAACTCGATCCCAAGGAGAGCAGCCCTCCTTAACCGCCGAGACAAAGCTGCTCGACACGCTGCAAAAAGTATTCGGATTCCATACGTTTCGTAAGAACCAGGAATCGATTATCCAGGCTATACTCGATCGAAAAGACGCATTTGCCGTCATGCCGACCGGCGGAGGCAAATCACTCTGCTATCAACTTCCTGCACTACTGCTTCCCGGTACCTGCATCGTAATCAGCCCACTGATTGCACTGATGAAGGATCAGGTTGACGGTGCCAAGGCAAACGGTATCCGCGCAGCGTATTTGAACAGCACTCTCTCTGCAGAGGAGCAATCCCTAGTCCTCAAAGACCTGCAGTCTAATTCACTCGATCTGTTGTATATAGCACCTGAGCGGTTTGCACTCAACCATTTTCAGGACATGCTTAAAGAGACGAATATCAGCATGGCGGTAATTGACGAAGCTCACTGCATATCCGAATGGGGTCATGATTTTCGGCCCGACTACCTTTCACTCGCTGCTTTGGCCAAGCTTTTTCCCGGTACACCAATAGCTGCATTTACAGCAACAGCCACCCACAAGGTACAGCAGGATATTCTCGATAAACTCGGCCTGCGCAACCCCTTTATCATCAGAGCCTCCTTTGACCGCCCGAACCTCCTTTACGACATCCGCTTCAAGGAAAACCCCAACGCCCAACTTGCCTCGATCCTGAGAAACAACTCCGGCAAAGCCGGCATTATCTACCGCACCAGCCGCAAAAGCGTCAACGAGACAACAGCGATGCTCCAGGCAAAAGGCTTTCGTGTACTCCCTTACCATGCAGGCCTGGGCGATGAAGAACGAAAGAAAAACCAGGAAGCATTCATTCGAGACGAGGTCGATGTTATCGTTGCAACGATAGCGTTCGGTATGGGTATCGATAAATCGAACATACGTTTTGTCATTCATGCCGACCTGCCAAAAAGTATTGAAAATTATTATCAGGAAACCGGCAGGGCTGGCCGCGACGGGGAACCCGCTCAATGCATAATGCTCTTTTCACAATCGGACATCCCCAAAGTCCGTTTTTTCATCGACACGATGGTCGATGAAACCGAACGTGCAAAAGCACAAGGAGCATTGCAACGCGTGATATCATTTGCTTCGACATCCGTTTGCAGGCGGAAAACCCTGCTCGAGTATTTTGGCGAAACGTACCCTCACGACAACTGCAATTCCTGCGATATCTGCCTTGGTTCCCGGGAAGTGGTTGACTGCACTGTAGAGGCTCAGATGCTGCTCTCCGCGATCGCCCGAACCGAAGAACGCTTCGGTGCGACACATATAGTCGATATTGTCACAGGCAGCAAAAACAAAAAAATCCGTGACTTCGGCCATGACCGCCTCAAAACATACGGAGTAGGTAAAACGCACGGCAAAAAGTTCTGGCGGCAGCTTATCGACGAATTGATGGCTCAGAAAATAATCGCAAAATCCGAAGGGCTCTACCCGGCCCTTCACATACAGGAGAAAGCTATTCCGATACTCAAAAATAAGGCAAGGGTTGAAATGGTACGGATAAAAGAATCCCCAGCGCCTACAGCAATGACCAAGGGAGCAGGAACCTACGATCACGACCTGTTCGACCAGCTCAGGGCGCTTCGTAAACAACTCGCTGACGAACAGAATATTCCTCCCTACATTGTCTTTTCCGACCGCTCCCTTCGTGATATGGCCACCCTCCATCCCATGAACGAAGACACAATGCTTTCAGTGTCAGGAGTAGGAGAAGTAAAGCTGCAGCGATATGGAAGACAGTTTCTCGCTCTC comes from Prosthecochloris marina and encodes:
- the recQ gene encoding DNA helicase RecQ, coding for MTMDTVRPTRSQGEQPSLTAETKLLDTLQKVFGFHTFRKNQESIIQAILDRKDAFAVMPTGGGKSLCYQLPALLLPGTCIVISPLIALMKDQVDGAKANGIRAAYLNSTLSAEEQSLVLKDLQSNSLDLLYIAPERFALNHFQDMLKETNISMAVIDEAHCISEWGHDFRPDYLSLAALAKLFPGTPIAAFTATATHKVQQDILDKLGLRNPFIIRASFDRPNLLYDIRFKENPNAQLASILRNNSGKAGIIYRTSRKSVNETTAMLQAKGFRVLPYHAGLGDEERKKNQEAFIRDEVDVIVATIAFGMGIDKSNIRFVIHADLPKSIENYYQETGRAGRDGEPAQCIMLFSQSDIPKVRFFIDTMVDETERAKAQGALQRVISFASTSVCRRKTLLEYFGETYPHDNCNSCDICLGSREVVDCTVEAQMLLSAIARTEERFGATHIVDIVTGSKNKKIRDFGHDRLKTYGVGKTHGKKFWRQLIDELMAQKIIAKSEGLYPALHIQEKAIPILKNKARVEMVRIKESPAPTAMTKGAGTYDHDLFDQLRALRKQLADEQNIPPYIVFSDRSLRDMATLHPMNEDTMLSVSGVGEVKLQRYGRQFLALIKRYCEEHPKKNER